A single window of Polyodon spathula isolate WHYD16114869_AA chromosome 2, ASM1765450v1, whole genome shotgun sequence DNA harbors:
- the LOC121305562 gene encoding zinc finger protein 366-like isoform X1, translating to MEMDATQIQAEASHLTDGRKTPPINYHQPFPLLKPSRFPHLGDTFSRSFLDYRPEHLMGFERFHVTSEGSRKRKRTPFKVTQALRDVESSDEMGEESSSRKTMDMPHLPYPVPHPPPPPQPMYNPQMIDLSRFHFYRALDHFDTRPVKQEPIQHDVMWSSSPLMMYPSPSYFSKIHPGMIPFPFLMPNPAMHFPHRFYPNETLVNYRADENEKGQDSGERVDVNIHIDDSYYVDMGGGQKRWKCRMCEKSYTSKYNLITHILGHSGIKPHSCNQCGKLFKQLSHLHTHMLTHQGTRPHKCQVCHKAFTQTSHLKRHMMQHSDVKPYTCRICGRGFAYPSELKAHEVKHEGGQDNICVECGLDFPTLTQLKRHLNAHRGPAQYTCTECDKTFQYPSQLQNHMMKHKDIRPYICTECGMEFVQPHHLKQHTLIHKGVKEHKCGICGREFTLLANMKRHVLIHTNIRAYQCHLCFKSFVQKQTLKAHMIVHSDVKPYRCKLCGKEFNRMHNLMGHMHLHSDSKPFKCLYCASKFTLKGNLTRHMKVKHGVMGGGLTSQGNGCFSEGFRRRGRFRLPSQTDVGASFEQQEPFDLSQKGRPKLRVSHSDGESAKGSSCQEEEEDSYRMGQYSLEDYHHGNRTFLPQNLAYKQKGLTEAFTEAQGAKEDGDVMKEQVGKEEEEEEEEEEEKQKYYVMKEKYPRIQYFPNQLSDSSGQFYTQNFRRNRRYSIQSRAMIEN from the exons ATGGAGATGGACGCAACGCAGATTCAAGCTGAAGCGAGTCACTTGACTGATGGAAGGAAGACACCACCCATCAATTACCATCAGCCCTTTCCCCTCCTAAAGCCTTCCAGATTCCCACATCTGGGGGACACATTTAGCAGAAGCTTTCTAGACTACAGACCTGAGCACCTCATGGGGTTCGAGAGGTTCCACGTAACCTCGGAAGGTTCTCGGAAACGCAAGAGGACTCCTTTCAAAGTGACACAAGCCCTACGAGACGTGGAATCCTCTGACGAGATGGGTGAGGAGAGCAGTAGCAGAAAGACCATGGACATGCCTCACCTGCCCTATCCTGTCCCCCACCCGCCTCCCCCACCGCAACCAATGTACAACCCCCAAATGATAGACCTGAGTAGGTTTCATTTTTATAGAGCGCTGGATCACTTTGATACCAGGCCGGTGAAGCAGGAGCCCATCCAACACGATGTCATGTGGTCCAGCAGTCCGCTCATGATGTACCCTTCCCCTTCTTATTTTTCCAAAATCCATCCCGGAATGATCCCCTTTCCTTTTCTCATGCCGAACCCGGCCATGCATTTCCCACACAGGTTCTATCCCAACGAAACCCTGGTCAATTACAGGGCTGACGAAAACGAGAAAGGGCAGGATAGTGGCGAAAGGGTGGACGTCAACATCCACATCGATGACAGCTACTACGTGGACATGGGAGGCGGCCAGAAGCGCTGGAAGTGCCGCATGTGCGAGAAGTCCTACACCTCCAAGTACAACCTGATCACCCACATCCTGGGCCACAGCGGCATCAAGCCTCACTCCTGCAATCAGTGTGGGAAGCTCTTCAAACAACTCAGCCACCTGCACACCCACATGCTGACACACCAGGGGACCAGGCCTCACAAGTGCCAGGTGTGCCACAAAGCCTTCACCCAAACCAGCCACCTGAAGAGACACATGATGCAACATAGCGACGTCAAGCCCTACACCTGCAGGATCTGTGGCCGGGGCTTCGCCTACCCCAGTGAGCTCAAAGCCCACGAGGTGAAGCATGAGGGAGGCCAGGATAATATCTGTGTGGAGTGTGGCCTGGACTTCCCTACTCTGACCCAGCTGAAAAGACACCTGAACGCCCACAGGGGCCCCGCCCAGTACACCTGCACAGAGTGCGATAAGACTTTCCAGTACCCCAGCCAGCTGCAGAATCACATGATGAAACACAAAGACATTCGGCCCTACATCTGTACTGAGTGTGGCATGGAGTTCGTTCAGCCCCACCATCTCAAACAACACACCTTAATTCATAAG GGTGTGAAAGAACACAAGTGTGGGATCTGTGGGCGGGAGTTCACCCTTCTGGCAAACATGAAGCGTCATGTTCTCATTCACACCAACATCCGAGCCTACCAGTGCCACCTCTGCTTCAAGAGCTTTGTGCAGAAACAGACTCTAAAGGCACACATGATCGTGCATTCAGACGTCAAACCCTACAGATGCAAG CTGTGTGGAAAGGAGTTCAACCGAATGCACAATTTGATGGGCCACATGCACTTGCACTCAGACAGTAAGCCATTCAAGTGTCTTTATTGCGCGAGCAAATTCACTCTGAAAGGAAACCTCACCAGGCACATGAAGGTCAAGCACGGGGTGATGGGTGGAGGACTCACCTCACAAGGTAACGGGTGCTTTTCAGAGG GCTtcagaaggagaggaagattccgACTGCCATCCCAAACAGATGTGGGGGCCAGCTTTGAGCAGCAGGAGCCCTTTGACCTTTCCCAGAAGGGCAGACCTAAGCTGCGGGTGTCTCACTCAGACGGAGAAAGTGCCAAGGGCAGCTCGTGTCAGGAAGAAGAGGAAGACAGCTACAGGATGGGCCAGTACAGCCTTGAAGACTATCACCATGGCAACAGAACATTCCTACCTCAGAATCTGGCTTACAAACAGAAGGGCCTGACTGAGGCCTTTACAGAAGCACAGGGAGCCAAGGAGGATGGAGATGTGATGAAGGAGCAAGTGGgaaaagaggaagaggaagaggaagaggaagaggaggaaaaacaaaagtattacgTGATGAAGGAAAAGTATCCTCGTATACAGTATTTTCCAAACCAGCTGAGTGATTCTTCAGGTCAATTCTACACTCAAAACTTTAGAAGGAACAGGAGATATAGCATTCAAAGTCGAGCGATGATAGAAAACTGA
- the LOC121305562 gene encoding zinc finger protein 366-like isoform X2 — MEMDATQIQAEASHLTDGRKTPPINYHQPFPLLKPSRFPHLGDTFSRSFLDYRPEHLMGFERFHVTSEGSRKRKRTPFKVTQALRDVESSDEMGEESSSRKTMDMPHLPYPVPHPPPPPQPMYNPQMIDLSRFHFYRALDHFDTRPVKQEPIQHDVMWSSSPLMMYPSPSYFSKIHPGMIPFPFLMPNPAMHFPHRFYPNETLVNYRADENEKGQDSGERVDVNIHIDDSYYVDMGGGQKRWKCRMCEKSYTSKYNLITHILGHSGIKPHSCNQCGKLFKQLSHLHTHMLTHQGTRPHKCQVCHKAFTQTSHLKRHMMQHSDVKPYTCRICGRGFAYPSELKAHEVKHEGGQDNICVECGLDFPTLTQLKRHLNAHRGPAQYTCTECDKTFQYPSQLQNHMMKHKDIRPYICTECGMEFVQPHHLKQHTLIHKGVKEHKCGICGREFTLLANMKRHVLIHTNIRAYQCHLCFKSFVQKQTLKAHMIVHSDVKPYRCKLCGKEFNRMHNLMGHMHLHSDSKPFKCLYCASKFTLKGNLTRHMKVKHGVMGGGLTSQGFRRRGRFRLPSQTDVGASFEQQEPFDLSQKGRPKLRVSHSDGESAKGSSCQEEEEDSYRMGQYSLEDYHHGNRTFLPQNLAYKQKGLTEAFTEAQGAKEDGDVMKEQVGKEEEEEEEEEEEKQKYYVMKEKYPRIQYFPNQLSDSSGQFYTQNFRRNRRYSIQSRAMIEN, encoded by the exons ATGGAGATGGACGCAACGCAGATTCAAGCTGAAGCGAGTCACTTGACTGATGGAAGGAAGACACCACCCATCAATTACCATCAGCCCTTTCCCCTCCTAAAGCCTTCCAGATTCCCACATCTGGGGGACACATTTAGCAGAAGCTTTCTAGACTACAGACCTGAGCACCTCATGGGGTTCGAGAGGTTCCACGTAACCTCGGAAGGTTCTCGGAAACGCAAGAGGACTCCTTTCAAAGTGACACAAGCCCTACGAGACGTGGAATCCTCTGACGAGATGGGTGAGGAGAGCAGTAGCAGAAAGACCATGGACATGCCTCACCTGCCCTATCCTGTCCCCCACCCGCCTCCCCCACCGCAACCAATGTACAACCCCCAAATGATAGACCTGAGTAGGTTTCATTTTTATAGAGCGCTGGATCACTTTGATACCAGGCCGGTGAAGCAGGAGCCCATCCAACACGATGTCATGTGGTCCAGCAGTCCGCTCATGATGTACCCTTCCCCTTCTTATTTTTCCAAAATCCATCCCGGAATGATCCCCTTTCCTTTTCTCATGCCGAACCCGGCCATGCATTTCCCACACAGGTTCTATCCCAACGAAACCCTGGTCAATTACAGGGCTGACGAAAACGAGAAAGGGCAGGATAGTGGCGAAAGGGTGGACGTCAACATCCACATCGATGACAGCTACTACGTGGACATGGGAGGCGGCCAGAAGCGCTGGAAGTGCCGCATGTGCGAGAAGTCCTACACCTCCAAGTACAACCTGATCACCCACATCCTGGGCCACAGCGGCATCAAGCCTCACTCCTGCAATCAGTGTGGGAAGCTCTTCAAACAACTCAGCCACCTGCACACCCACATGCTGACACACCAGGGGACCAGGCCTCACAAGTGCCAGGTGTGCCACAAAGCCTTCACCCAAACCAGCCACCTGAAGAGACACATGATGCAACATAGCGACGTCAAGCCCTACACCTGCAGGATCTGTGGCCGGGGCTTCGCCTACCCCAGTGAGCTCAAAGCCCACGAGGTGAAGCATGAGGGAGGCCAGGATAATATCTGTGTGGAGTGTGGCCTGGACTTCCCTACTCTGACCCAGCTGAAAAGACACCTGAACGCCCACAGGGGCCCCGCCCAGTACACCTGCACAGAGTGCGATAAGACTTTCCAGTACCCCAGCCAGCTGCAGAATCACATGATGAAACACAAAGACATTCGGCCCTACATCTGTACTGAGTGTGGCATGGAGTTCGTTCAGCCCCACCATCTCAAACAACACACCTTAATTCATAAG GGTGTGAAAGAACACAAGTGTGGGATCTGTGGGCGGGAGTTCACCCTTCTGGCAAACATGAAGCGTCATGTTCTCATTCACACCAACATCCGAGCCTACCAGTGCCACCTCTGCTTCAAGAGCTTTGTGCAGAAACAGACTCTAAAGGCACACATGATCGTGCATTCAGACGTCAAACCCTACAGATGCAAG CTGTGTGGAAAGGAGTTCAACCGAATGCACAATTTGATGGGCCACATGCACTTGCACTCAGACAGTAAGCCATTCAAGTGTCTTTATTGCGCGAGCAAATTCACTCTGAAAGGAAACCTCACCAGGCACATGAAGGTCAAGCACGGGGTGATGGGTGGAGGACTCACCTCACAAG GCTtcagaaggagaggaagattccgACTGCCATCCCAAACAGATGTGGGGGCCAGCTTTGAGCAGCAGGAGCCCTTTGACCTTTCCCAGAAGGGCAGACCTAAGCTGCGGGTGTCTCACTCAGACGGAGAAAGTGCCAAGGGCAGCTCGTGTCAGGAAGAAGAGGAAGACAGCTACAGGATGGGCCAGTACAGCCTTGAAGACTATCACCATGGCAACAGAACATTCCTACCTCAGAATCTGGCTTACAAACAGAAGGGCCTGACTGAGGCCTTTACAGAAGCACAGGGAGCCAAGGAGGATGGAGATGTGATGAAGGAGCAAGTGGgaaaagaggaagaggaagaggaagaggaagaggaggaaaaacaaaagtattacgTGATGAAGGAAAAGTATCCTCGTATACAGTATTTTCCAAACCAGCTGAGTGATTCTTCAGGTCAATTCTACACTCAAAACTTTAGAAGGAACAGGAGATATAGCATTCAAAGTCGAGCGATGATAGAAAACTGA